GGTCGTCGCGGAAGGCCTCGGGCGCGACGGCCCGGCAGCGCTGCCAGGCGTCGGACCAGGCGGTCCCTGGCTTGAGGGCCCGGACGTCTTTGTGGATGCTTCGGGCTGTCATCTGGTGTTCTCCGCTCACGGGGCTGGTCGGGGCGGAATGCGTGGAGGCCGAGGGCGTGGAGGCTGAAGGCATGGAGGCTGAGGGCGTGGGAAACGGTCGCGCACCGTCCACCGTCCACCGTCCGTCGTGCGGGCCGGTCACAGCGCCTCGAGCACCAGGCGCGCGGTCTCCGTCGGAGTGCTGCCCACGCGGACGCCGACGGCTTCGAGCGCCGCCTTCTTGGCCTGTGCGGTGCCTGCCGAGCCGGAGACGATGGCGCCGGCGTGGCCCATGGTCTTGCCTTCGGGGGCGGTGAACCCGGCGATGTAGGCGACGACGGGTTTGGTGACGGAGGTCTTGATGTAAGCCGCCGCTCGCTCCTCCGCGTCGCCTCCTATCTCGCCGATGAGGACGATGAGTTCGGTGTCGGGGTCGTCCTGGAAGGCGCCGAGGCAGTCGATGTGTGTGGTGCCGACGACGGGATCGCCGCCGATGCCGACACACGTCGAGAAGCCGATGTCGCGCAGCTCGTACATGAGCTGGTAGGTGAGCGTGCCGGATTTCGAGACGAGGCCGATGCGGCCGGGCTTGGTGATGTCGGCGGGGATGATGCCCGCGTTGGACTGGCCCGGGGTGATCAGGCCGGGACAGTTGGGGCCGATGACACGGGTCCCGCGCTCCCTCGCGTACGAGAGAAAGGCCACGGAGTCGTGG
The window above is part of the Streptomyces venezuelae genome. Proteins encoded here:
- the sucD gene encoding succinate--CoA ligase subunit alpha, with amino-acid sequence MAIHLTKESKVLVQGMTGAVGMQHTRRMLSAGTNVVGGVNPRKAGRTVTFDERSVPVFGSVRDAMTATGADVTVAFVPPAFTQAAVNEAADARIGLAVVITEGVPVHDSVAFLSYARERGTRVIGPNCPGLITPGQSNAGIIPADITKPGRIGLVSKSGTLTYQLMYELRDIGFSTCVGIGGDPVVGTTHIDCLGAFQDDPDTELIVLIGEIGGDAEERAAAYIKTSVTKPVVAYIAGFTAPEGKTMGHAGAIVSGSAGTAQAKKAALEAVGVRVGSTPTETARLVLEAL